The Bradyrhizobium guangxiense genomic sequence CTCATTGCCAATTCCTTCGTGGATTCAATGCAGCTTCGGCGCCTTCAACAGCTTGAAGCGGTCGGTCGAGGTCACCGCGACGTCGAAAGTGACGCCTTCGTGGTGCACTGTGAGCGGCACGTCGACGCCGGCGGCGCCGAGCGCCCACATCTTCTTGTAGAAGGCGGTCTGGCTCGTCACCTTGTCGCCGTTGACGGCGAGAATGACGTCGCCGGTCTTGAGCTCGGCGCGGGCCGCCGGACCGTTGGTGGAGATCCCGATCACCACCACGCGGTTGTCGATCTCGGTCGAGAAGAGCCCGAGCCAGGGCCGCGCCGGCTTGTTGACGCGGCCGAACTTGCGCAGATCCTCCAGGATCGGCTTCAAGAGGTCGATCGGCACGATCATGTTGACGTGCTCGGCCTTGTCATCGCGCTCGCGTTCCAGCTGGAGCGAGCCGATGCCGATCAACTCGCCGCGCTCGTTGAGCATCGCGGTGCCGCCCCAATTCGGATGCGCGGGATAGGTGAAGATGGCCTCGTCGAGCAGATATTCCCAATAGCCGGCGAATTCCTGCTTGGCCACGATCTGGCTCGCGACCGAGCGCGTGCGACCGCCGGCGCCGCCGACCACGACGCGATCGCCGATCCGGGTGTCTGCCGAGTTGCCGAGCGGCAAGGGCTCGACGTCGAGATGGCCGAGCGCCTGCACCAGACCGAAGCCGGTGACGGAATCGAAGCCTAGCGCGTGCCCTTCGACCCCCCGCCCGTCCGCGAGGTGCAACCACACCGATTCCGCCTCGGTGATGAGATAGCCGATGGTAAGCACCAGCCCGTCGTCGATCACGACGCCGTTGCCGGCGCGTTCGGTGCCCAGCGTCTCGGCGCTGAAGGCGTCCGGCGGGATAATGGCGTGCAGGCCGACGATCGATGCGAGCGCCCGGTCGAGATCGAAACCGTAGTCGCTCGCACGTGGCTGATTGGCCGGCGGCACTCTCCATTCGGTCAGCGTGGACATGGAGTTCTCCTGGCTGAGAGCGTCGTTCCGCCGAGCTGGCGGAACGACGCGCGAAGCACGGATAATTTAAGCCGGGGGAGCCCGTCTTGAAAGCCTCGTTCCCAACTATTCGTGAGAACGCCGCGTGAAATCTTCGAAAGGCATCGGAACGCCCAACACACGGGCAGCAGGCGCCCCTCAATCCGGCATGCACCGCATGGCTGGTGTCCGGCGAGGTGCTAGGCGTCGCACGGTGAAGCTGCTAACCATTGCCGCTTCGTTTGACCAAGGGATCACGGATCGAAGCATGGATAACCGCAGCGACATCTGGCGTGGCGTCGACACGATCAAGACGCGTTTCATCGACCTCAGCGACAGGGTCTGGGGCATGCCCGAAGTGTGCTACACCGAGGCGCGGTCCGCCGCCGAGCATCTCGCCGAGCTGCGTCACCAGGGTTTCCGCATCACGGAGAAGGTCGCGGGCATTCCGACCGCGGTGATGGGAGAGTGGGGCGAGGGCGGTCCGGTCATCGCGTTCATGGGGGAATATGACGCGCTGCCTGGCCTCAGCCAGGAAGCGGGTGTCGCCGAGCATCGTCCGATCGAAGTCGGCGGACACGGCCATGGCTGCGGTCACAATCTGCTCGGTTCCGCCGCGCTGCTCGCCGCGACCGCAGTGAAGGATTGGCTCGCCGACAACAAGGTGCCCGGCCGCGTGCGCTATTACGGCTGCCCGGCTGAGGAAGGCGGCGCGGCAAAGGCCTTCATGGTGCGCTCCGGCGCGTTCGAGGACGCCGACATCGCCATCACCTGGCATCCGCACAGCTTCTGGGAGGTCGCGGTGACGCCGTCGCTCGCCAATACGCGCGCGGACTTCATCTTCACCGGCCGCACCTCGCATGCCGCGGCCTCGCCGCATCTCGGCCGTTCCGCGCTCGATGCGGTGGAATTGATGAATGTCGGCGTGAACTACATGCGCGAGCACATGCCGAGCGATGCTCGCGTGCATTATGCGCTGCTCGATACCGGCGGCATCGCCCCCAACGTGGTCCAGGCCCATGCGCGCGTGCGTTATTCGATCCGCGCCCGTGACCTGCCCGGCATGAACGAGCTGGTCGGGCGCGTGAGCAAGATCGCAGAGGGCGCGGCGCTGATGACGGAAACCAAGGTGGAGATGAAGATCATTTCCGCGGTCTCCAACATCCTGCCGAACGCGCCGCTGGAGCAGGCTCTGCACCGGGTCATGGAAGAGCTCGGACCGCCGCATTTCGACGATGCCGACAAGGGCTTTGCCGGCCAGATCCGTGCGACGCTGACCGACAAGGACATCGCGTCCGTCTACTACGCGATCGGCATGGAGCCGACCGATCGGCCGCTGGCCGACTTCCTGGTGCCGCTCGATGCCAAGCGCAATCCGCTTGTCGGCTCGACCGATGTCGGCGATGTCAGCTGGGTGGTGCCGACCGTTCAGGTTCACGCACCGACGGTTGCAATCGGCACGCCCTTCCATACCTGGCAGGTGGTCGCGCAAGGCAAGAGCCCGCACGCGCACAAGGCCATGGTGCAGGCGGCCAAGGCAATGGCCGGTCTCGGCATCAAGGCACTGACGGAACCGGAGCTGATCAAGGCGGCCAAGGCCGACCTCAAGAAGCGGACCGCCAAGACGCCATATGTCTGTCCGCTGCCGGATCACGTCGAGCCGCCGCTCACCATGTCCGTGGCGTAGAATTTCGCCTCGATACTTCGTCTGATCCGGCGAACAAATTTTCCGCAGTGCAGCGAGCAATCCAGCATGTTTTGATGGTGGATTGCCGAACGGATGGGCTGCGGAACACGATTTTGCCCAACGGACAGCCAGAAGACCGTTTGCATACACACGGTCCCAGTTGACGCGCCCCCCATTCGGTGTGCCATCTACTGCCAGCCAAATGGGCGGCCGCCTTTTCGCGGCCGTCTTCATCACGATGGGAAACCAGACGGGGACAACCATGCTGGATAAAGAACTGCGTTCGATGATCGGCCAGGTGAAGGACGGGCGAATGGATCGCCGCGCCTTCATCAAGCACATGGCGGCCGTCGGTCTCACCGCACCCCTGGCCAACCAGATCCTCGCGCTCGGTGGCGTCGCCATGGCCGAGAGCGCCTCGACCTACAAGCCGACCAAGCGTGGCGGCGGCGGTGCGCTGAAGCTGTTGTGGTGGCAGGGCCCGACCTTGCTCAATCCGCATTTCGCCACCGGCACCAAGGACCAGGACGGCTCGCGCCTGTTCTACGAACCGCTCGGCTGCTGGGACCCGGACGGCAACATGAAGCTGGTTCTGGCCAGCGAAATTCCCTCGATCCAGAACGGCCTGCTTGCCGCCGACGGCAAGTCGGTGACGTGGAAGCTGAAGCCCGGCGTGAAATGGCACGACGGCAAACCGTTCTCCGCCGACGACGTCGTATTTACCTGGCAGTATGCCAAGGACCCCGCGACCGCGGCGATCACCGTCGGTGTCTATCGCGACATCGTCGTCGAGAAAATCGACGATCTCACGGTCAAGATCACCTTCCCGAAGCCGACCCCGTTCTGGGCCGACGCTTTCGTCGGCGCCGGCGCGGGCCAGATCCTGCCGAAACATCTGTTCGCCGATTTCATCGGCTCCAAATCGCGCGAGGCTCCGACCAATCTCGCACCCGTAGGCACCGGTCCCTACAAGTTCGTCGAGTTCAAGCCGGGCGATCTCATCCGCGGCGTGATCAATCCCGACTATCACATGCCCAACCGCCCCTATTTC encodes the following:
- a CDS encoding M20 family metallopeptidase; its protein translation is MDNRSDIWRGVDTIKTRFIDLSDRVWGMPEVCYTEARSAAEHLAELRHQGFRITEKVAGIPTAVMGEWGEGGPVIAFMGEYDALPGLSQEAGVAEHRPIEVGGHGHGCGHNLLGSAALLAATAVKDWLADNKVPGRVRYYGCPAEEGGAAKAFMVRSGAFEDADIAITWHPHSFWEVAVTPSLANTRADFIFTGRTSHAAASPHLGRSALDAVELMNVGVNYMREHMPSDARVHYALLDTGGIAPNVVQAHARVRYSIRARDLPGMNELVGRVSKIAEGAALMTETKVEMKIISAVSNILPNAPLEQALHRVMEELGPPHFDDADKGFAGQIRATLTDKDIASVYYAIGMEPTDRPLADFLVPLDAKRNPLVGSTDVGDVSWVVPTVQVHAPTVAIGTPFHTWQVVAQGKSPHAHKAMVQAAKAMAGLGIKALTEPELIKAAKADLKKRTAKTPYVCPLPDHVEPPLTMSVA
- a CDS encoding S1C family serine protease, which produces MSTLTEWRVPPANQPRASDYGFDLDRALASIVGLHAIIPPDAFSAETLGTERAGNGVVIDDGLVLTIGYLITEAESVWLHLADGRGVEGHALGFDSVTGFGLVQALGHLDVEPLPLGNSADTRIGDRVVVGGAGGRTRSVASQIVAKQEFAGYWEYLLDEAIFTYPAHPNWGGTAMLNERGELIGIGSLQLERERDDKAEHVNMIVPIDLLKPILEDLRKFGRVNKPARPWLGLFSTEIDNRVVVIGISTNGPAARAELKTGDVILAVNGDKVTSQTAFYKKMWALGAAGVDVPLTVHHEGVTFDVAVTSTDRFKLLKAPKLH